One window of the Armatimonadota bacterium genome contains the following:
- a CDS encoding nucleotidyl transferase AbiEii/AbiGii toxin family protein — MSFHDEVLSEAQRSILPALAAFSTANGFYLGGGTAVALHLGHRRSVDFDWFARTPIDDPLVLAELARRADLPLENARIARGTLHGVVKGVQVSFFEYPYPDIGSPGKWPEFSVELASLDDLACMKLAAIAQRGARKDFVDIYAIALEHKPIEELLALYRRKYSVDDIGHVLVGLTYFDDADEEPEPMMLRDLSWEEIKRQLRRWIRALAG, encoded by the coding sequence GTGAGCTTCCACGATGAAGTTCTCAGCGAGGCGCAACGCTCAATACTGCCCGCCCTGGCTGCGTTCTCGACCGCAAACGGGTTCTACCTCGGCGGCGGCACTGCCGTCGCGCTGCACCTGGGCCATCGGAGATCCGTGGATTTCGACTGGTTCGCGCGTACCCCGATAGACGACCCGCTCGTGCTCGCGGAACTGGCGAGAAGAGCCGACCTGCCTCTCGAGAATGCCCGGATAGCACGCGGAACGCTCCACGGAGTGGTCAAGGGCGTTCAGGTGAGCTTCTTCGAATACCCCTATCCCGACATAGGCTCGCCCGGCAAGTGGCCTGAGTTCTCTGTCGAGTTGGCTTCTCTTGACGACCTCGCCTGCATGAAACTCGCCGCGATCGCTCAGCGAGGGGCTCGGAAGGACTTCGTTGACATCTACGCCATTGCGCTCGAACACAAGCCGATCGAGGAACTGCTCGCACTCTACCGCCGGAAGTACTCGGTGGATGACATCGGGCATGTGCTCGTGGGGCTGACATACTTCGACGATGCGGATGAGGAGCCTGAGCCCATGATGCTTCGGGATCTGTCGTGGGAAGAGATCAAGCGACAGCTCCGGAGATGGATCAGGGCTCTGGCGGGCTGA